GGCCAGAGCTTTCCTGAATGctttcctcagggcctccctgacctccctgtttctcaggctgtagatgaggggattgaccaggggcgtgaggacaGTGTAggaaaaggagaacactttgttgagctgcctcagcAGGGTTGTTCTGGGTACTGTGTAGACAAcaatgagggtgccatagaaaacagtgacgacggtgaggtgagaggagcaggtggagaaggccttctgcctgcccacactggacgggatcctcaggatggcgGTAATGATGCACATGTAAGATGCCAGTGTGAACAGGAAGGGCATGACTATATCCAGGATAGATATTATGAAAGCTAGTAATATGACTACGCTGGTATCActgcaggagagctccagcaaAGGGGTAAGATCACAGAAAAAGTGATCAATGGCCTTGGGGCCACAGAATTTCAGCTGGGATAAGAAAGAAGTTACTACTGTAGAGATAAGGAGTCCCCCTAGCcaagatgctgctgccagctgtagagagaccttccaggtcatgaggcttgtgtagagcaggggctggcatatggccaagtaccgatcatagGACATCATGGTCAGCAGGTAACACTCTGTAGTTACAAAAAGgccaaagaaatagaactgagcCAAACAGCCATGAGCAGAGATGGtcctgtccccagtcaggaagctggccagcagccggggcaggatagtggagctgtagcaggtctctagcgaggacagattgcccaggaagaagtacatgggggtgtgcaggtgctggtctgccaccaccagcacaacaatgaggatgttcccaaccATGGTCACTGAGTAGATCAAGAGTGAGAGGAAAAACAGCCATGTTTGGAGTGAGGGgccattccccattcccagcaggacAAAGTCCACTGGTGATGTGTgattgtcccattcccctttctccatgtagCACGACAGTTCTCTGAGTTTTCTTGTGACAGCAAGGGaacctacaagaaagaacatttgtttctttctttcttttttgtataaAAGAATTGTGAAGAAAATTTCTCTCAGAGAAAACACAGACTCTGGCACTTCTTTGACAGCCTTAGTGTTCCCTTCATGGCTTCCATTACTAGTGAAAAGAGAGAACTAGATTTTTCCCGAGAGTTAAACCATGCGTTTAAAGCAAAGGGCCTCCTAGGAGAATGACAGAGGTGACCTGACCCATGGAGGTGCTCATTCATGCTTGCAGTGGAGTTAGAGGAGAGAAAATGTTCACTCAGACTGTGACAGTGTCTCTCCCACACTTGAAGTTATTCCCATAATAACCACAATCCCTACcaggcaagaaaatccctttaTGGGAGCACATCATGCCAGATGTCCTTTCTGCTCCAAGGAGGAGGATGGGCACTGCACCAACT
The DNA window shown above is from Apteryx mantelli isolate bAptMan1 chromosome 11, bAptMan1.hap1, whole genome shotgun sequence and carries:
- the LOC136993001 gene encoding olfactory receptor 5AP2-like, which encodes MEKGEWDNHTSPVDFVLLGMGNGPSLQTWLFFLSLLIYSVTMVGNILIVVLVVADQHLHTPMYFFLGNLSSLETCYSSTILPRLLASFLTGDRTISAHGCLAQFYFFGLFVTTECYLLTMMSYDRYLAICQPLLYTSLMTWKVSLQLAAASWLGGLLISTVVTSFLSQLKFCGPKAIDHFFCDLTPLLELSCSDTSVVILLAFIISILDIVMPFLFTLASYMCIITAILRIPSSVGRQKAFSTCSSHLTVVTVFYGTLIVVYTVPRTTLLRQLNKVFSFSYTVLTPLVNPLIYSLRNREVREALRKAFRKALACTQSL